Below is a window of Cytobacillus firmus DNA.
AGTAAATGCAAATAGAAACCCGGAACCTGCAAATAGATGAGGAAACCTGCAAATAGACTAGCCAATCTTGCAAATAGATAGGTAAATGCAAATAGATACGTAAATGCAAATAGAAACCCGGAACCTGCAAATAGATGAGCAAATTTGCAAATAGACCAACCGAAATTACAAATAGATGAGTAAACCTGCAAATAGACCAGCCCAACTTGCAAATAGATAGGTAAAATGCAAATAGAAACCCGGAACCTGCAAATAGATAAGCAAATTTGCAAATAGACTAGCCAAATAGATAGGTAAATGCAAATAGATGAGTAAACCTGCAAATAGACCAGCCAAACTAGCAAATAGATAGGTAAAATGCAAACAGAGACCCGGAACCTGCAAATAGATGAGCAAATTTGCAAATAGACCAGCCGGAATTACAAATAGATGAACAAGCCTGCAAATAGACCAGCCAAACCTGCAAATAGAAACCCGGAATCTGCAAATAGATGAGCAAATTTGCAAATAGACCAGCCCAACTTGCAAATAGATAAGTAAATGCAAATAGAAACCCGGAACCTGCAAATAGATGAGGAAACCTGCAAATAGACTAGCCAATCTTGCAAATAGATAGGTAAATGCAAATAGATACGTAAATGCAAATAGAAACCCGGAACCTGCAAATAGATGAGCAAATTTGCAAATAGATCAACCAAACCTGCAAATAGGCCCACCCCACAAAAAGCAACCCACCCATTTACGTCTCCAGACCGAGGCATAATCATCCTCTTTATTGGTCAAAAAAGGAAAAAATCATACTAAAATAAAGATCAGTACGGTATGATTAGAATAGTTTGAAAAGTTAGATAGAAGGAGGGTCACTATGCTTTCACAATCAGTCATTCATGATGTTATTACGGCAGCTCTGGCCACTGGCGGGGATTTTGCCGAAGTATTTGTTGAGGATCGTTTCACCAATAGCCTTGCGCTTCAGGGCGGGAAAATCGAGAGCAGCTTATCAGGCCGGGATTACGGGATCGGCATTCGTGTGTTTAAGGGGCTGCAGAGTGTGTATGCTTACACAACGGATGGATCAAAGGAAGGTTTACTGAAAGCTGCGGGCAATGCTGCCCAGGCGATCAGAGGAGAAAAAATCATTCAGCCCGCACAGCTGCAAAAGGAAATTATTCCGGCAGGGCATCCTATATCTCTGAATCCGCGTGAAGTGGAGAAGCTCCGCAAAGTAGATGTCATGAAAAAGGCATATGAAATTGCGAAAAACTATCACAGCAGCATCCAGCAGGTTACGGTCAGGTATTTGGATGAAGAACAGAATGTGCTGATTGCCAATTCGGAGGGTAAGTTTGTTGAAGACCGACGGGTGCGAAGCCGCCTTGCCATTCAGTCGATTGCGGCAGAAGGAAACCAAATGCAGCCTGGATTCTATGGACCTGGAGCCCATAGAGGCTTTGAATTTATGGAAAACCTGAACTTGGAGCATTACGCCAATGAAGCATCTCGCATCGCCGTTACGATGCTTGGGGCAGACCCTTGTCCAAGCGGGAAGTTCCCTGTGATCATCGATAATGAATTCGGCGGGGTTATTTTCCACGAAGCATGCGGACATGGCCTTGAAGCTACATCTGTAGCGAAGGAAAACTCTGTTTTTGCAAACCGGATCGGCGAAAAAGTGGCCTCGGATGTGGTTACATACATTGATGACGGCACGCTTGCCAATGAGTGGGGATCGATTACGATCGATGATGAAGGCGAAAAGGCGCGTAAAAATGTCCTGATTGAAAATGGAATTTTAAAAGGTTACTTGATTGATAAATTCGGCGGACGCAGGATGGGCATGGAATCGACAGGATCGGGAAGACGGCAGTCCTACCGTTTTGCGCCGACTTCGAGAATGACCAATACGTACATTGCAAACGGCAAGTCCACTCCGGAAGAAATCGTCTCAAATACTGAGTACGGAATATATACCAAATACATGGGCGGCGGCCAGGTCAATACCACAACGGGCGATTACAACTTCGCCGTCATGGAGGCGTATCTCGTAAAAGACGGAAAAATCGGCAAACCGTTAAAAGGTGCTACTTTAATAGGGAATGGCCCGAAAACGCTCCAGCTGGTTGATATGGTGGGAAATAACCTGGACCATGGTGCTGGCATGTGCGGTTCACAGAGCGGAAGCATTCCTGTCAATGTTGGCCAGCCGATGATCCGCGTAAGCGAAATGACTGTTGGCGGAACAAAGGGAGGCGAATAATATGAACCTGCAGGAATTTAAGGAAAAGCTATTTCAGCTTGGCGGGCAGCATGGTTTTACAGATATGGAGCTTTATTATGAGAGAGAGGAAAAGTTCGCCTGCGAGCTTTTCAAAGGTGAAATTGATTCCTACGACACTTCCGAAGTGTTCGGAACCTCCTTCCGAGGCCTTTACGAAGGCAGGATGGGCTATGCTTTTACGGAGAAACTGGATGAGGAATCCCTGTCTTTTCTGATCGAGAATGCGAAGGAAAACTCTCAGTTTATTGAGGATGAAGTACAGGAAGAAATCTTTGCCGGCAGCGATAAGTATGAGTCTGGAAGCTACTATTCAAGCAGTCTTGCGGAAGTTACGATTGCTGAAAAAATAAATTTGCTTAAGGAAATAGAAAAGCACATCTATGCCTATGATGAGCGGGTAACCGGGACAGATTATTTCATGGTGCGCAGCGGTGAAACAGAAAGAGTTCTTCTCAACAGCAAAGGGTTGAGCCTCAGCGAAAAGAGCAATCATGCCGGCATTTATGTATCAGTCATCGTAAAGCAGGGAGATCAGGTGAAAAATGGCGAATATTCCAAGTTTACGAGAGACTTTTCGATCTTGAATCCGGAGGAAATAGCCAGGCATGCAGCAGAAGAAGCGTTATCACAGCTGGATGCCAGAAGTGCTGAAAGCAAAAACTACCCTGTGCTCTTGAGAAATGATGCTGCCAGCGCCCTGCTTCAGACATACATCCCGATTTTCTCAGCCGAAAACACCCAAAAAGGGCAATCAGCTTTAAAGGGGAAAACGGGTGAATGCATTGCTGTGGCGTCATTGAATATCGTAGATGATCCATTTTTAGAAGAAGGTCTGCTAAGTTCTAATTTTGACAGTGAAGGGGTTGCCACTGCCAGAAAAGATATTGTGAAAGACGGCAGGCTTATTACCTTGATGCATAACCGCAAAACAGCACAAAAAGATGGTGTGGAATCGACGGGCAATGCCTATAAAGCTTCTTATAAGGGAGCTTTGACGGTGGCTCCAACGAATCTTTACGTCAATCCATCCAATCAAAGCTATGATGAGCTGGTATCTTCGATCTCAGAGGGCATCATCATAACCGAATTATCCGGCCTCCATTCTGGTGCCAATACCGTATCAGGGGATTTTTCCATTGCGGCTAACGGCTATTATGTCAGCGACGGAAAAGTGCAAAACGCCGTTAACCAAATGACGATTGCCGGAAACTTCTATGAGCTGTTAAATAATATTGAAGCCATCGGTTCAGACCTGGAATTTTCGTTGGGCTTCATGGCCACTGGCTACATTGGCTCCCCATCTCTTTTAATCAGGGAGCTGGCTGTGACTATTGAGTAAGTCTGCGAGCGCATCACCAAGTGGTGCGCTTTTTTGAAAAAATTTTCGCAGGAGGAAATTAAATAGGGGGACTATTTATGGGGAAGATTATCGAAGCAAAAATAGGCGACGCAGTGAAAATATTATCCCTTCAAAAGCTGGCATATAGAAGTGAAGCAGAACTTTATGGAGATTTTAATATAGAGCCATTAAAGCAAACCGTCAGCGATGTTGAAAAAGCTTTTG
It encodes the following:
- a CDS encoding TldD/PmbA family protein; translation: MLSQSVIHDVITAALATGGDFAEVFVEDRFTNSLALQGGKIESSLSGRDYGIGIRVFKGLQSVYAYTTDGSKEGLLKAAGNAAQAIRGEKIIQPAQLQKEIIPAGHPISLNPREVEKLRKVDVMKKAYEIAKNYHSSIQQVTVRYLDEEQNVLIANSEGKFVEDRRVRSRLAIQSIAAEGNQMQPGFYGPGAHRGFEFMENLNLEHYANEASRIAVTMLGADPCPSGKFPVIIDNEFGGVIFHEACGHGLEATSVAKENSVFANRIGEKVASDVVTYIDDGTLANEWGSITIDDEGEKARKNVLIENGILKGYLIDKFGGRRMGMESTGSGRRQSYRFAPTSRMTNTYIANGKSTPEEIVSNTEYGIYTKYMGGGQVNTTTGDYNFAVMEAYLVKDGKIGKPLKGATLIGNGPKTLQLVDMVGNNLDHGAGMCGSQSGSIPVNVGQPMIRVSEMTVGGTKGGE
- a CDS encoding TldD/PmbA family protein, with translation MNLQEFKEKLFQLGGQHGFTDMELYYEREEKFACELFKGEIDSYDTSEVFGTSFRGLYEGRMGYAFTEKLDEESLSFLIENAKENSQFIEDEVQEEIFAGSDKYESGSYYSSSLAEVTIAEKINLLKEIEKHIYAYDERVTGTDYFMVRSGETERVLLNSKGLSLSEKSNHAGIYVSVIVKQGDQVKNGEYSKFTRDFSILNPEEIARHAAEEALSQLDARSAESKNYPVLLRNDAASALLQTYIPIFSAENTQKGQSALKGKTGECIAVASLNIVDDPFLEEGLLSSNFDSEGVATARKDIVKDGRLITLMHNRKTAQKDGVESTGNAYKASYKGALTVAPTNLYVNPSNQSYDELVSSISEGIIITELSGLHSGANTVSGDFSIAANGYYVSDGKVQNAVNQMTIAGNFYELLNNIEAIGSDLEFSLGFMATGYIGSPSLLIRELAVTIE